From Clostridiales bacterium:
CGAAATTTTGGAATTAGATCTTGGATTTGTCCAGATTGTGGTAAGTATCATGATAGAGATACTAATGCTGCAATAAATATAAGAAACGAAGGCATGAGAGTAGTAAATGCCTTAGTATAAAAGCAACAAAAACCGCAGGGCACACGGGATAAGCATCGTACTGTCTTAGCACATTGGTGCTATCGAAGGAGAACCTACCTGTTTGCATGATTAGTGCAAAAGGAAGCCCCTAAGCTTCACACCGAGAATTTTATGAAAAAATTTTGAGTTGTAGGTAGTGGAGGATGTCACGCCTAGCAACCTAAAATTTCTTGGAAAAAATTTACTAAAATTAGACTTATTAGGGTTGTCGCAATTGCAATACACGGTCTTGTTTCTAAACTTATCTTTATAATGCAATACCTCTTTTTCTATGTCTTCATACATTGTATAGAATTCATCATTTTTAGCCATCCTGGCACGTTGCAAGTGTTTATTAGACATATTATCCTCCTTTGGGTATAAAAATAGTACCAATGCCTATGCACTGATACTGTTGTACGATTATATCATAATCACATTCCAAACAAATCTGCATGTGTTACTGTCGCTGTTGCTACTACAACAAGTATATCATCTAAATACTGATACACTAACAACCAATCTGGTTCTATGTGACACTCTCTAAAATCAGACAGCTCACCATTTAGTTGATGATCTTTGTACTTGATTGGCAAATCTACCTTCTGTGCAATCATATCTAATACTTTTGCTAACTTAGTTATATCTTTCCCTCTCTTTTTCGCTAGCTTGACATCTCTTCTCATTTTCTTCGTAAATACTATTTTATACATCTTATCCCTCTTCCAATATCGCTTGTATTGCTTCTTCTCCTGTTGAATATTCTTTGCTTAAATTTTGCCTTAACC
This genomic window contains:
- a CDS encoding transposase, which gives rise to MRSWICPDCGKYHDRDTNAAINIRNEGMRVVNALV
- a CDS encoding type II toxin-antitoxin system YafQ family toxin, whose amino-acid sequence is MYKIVFTKKMRRDVKLAKKRGKDITKLAKVLDMIAQKVDLPIKYKDHQLNGELSDFRECHIEPDWLLVYQYLDDILVVVATATVTHADLFGM